In Scomber scombrus chromosome 17, fScoSco1.1, whole genome shotgun sequence, the following proteins share a genomic window:
- the lratd1 gene encoding protein LRATD1 — MGNQLDRITHLNYSELPTGDPSGLEKDELRVGVAYFFSDEEEEVDDRTPSDCGFTKDHSPAEEGPFSVSEVEYSAFCAQECIFSKLRENEDLNVYSAKTLLTTCKPGDLLELVGTAQAPHWAIYEQDDQVIHLHKGEIRKDSLLEISNGRHGRIVNNRYRYRPLPPDLVMQNAVGHLGLSSEEICWTNSESFAAWCRFGKREFKAGGEAHSAEQQYFLKVHLSGSGVHTLVFRSLEDMIRERRRVDASGILKELSLVNGGKE; from the coding sequence ATGGGAAATCAACTGGATCGGATCACCCACCTCAACTACAGCGAGCTGCCCACGGGGGATCCGTCCGGGCTGGAGAAGGACGAGCTTCGGGTCGGCGTCGCCTACTTCTTCTctgacgaagaggaggaggtggacgACCGCACTCCGTCCGACTGCGGCTTCACCAAGGACCACAGCCCGGCCGAGGAGGGACCCTTCTCGGTCAGCGAGGTGGAGTACTCAGCGTTCTGCGCACAGGAATGCATCTTCTCCAAGCTCCGGGAGAACGAGGACTTAAATGTGTACTCGGCCAAAACTTTGCTGACTACGTGCAAACCGGGGGACCTGCTGGAGCTGGTGGGCACCGCGCAAGCCCCCCACTGGGCCATTTACGAGCAGGACGACCAGGTCATTCATCTGCACAAGGGCGAGATCCGCAAGGACAGCCTGCTTGAGATCAGCAACGGTCGCCACGGGAGGATAGTCAACAATCGGTACCGGTACCGGCCGCTACCACCTGACCTGGTGATGCAGAACGCAGTAGGACACCTGGGTCTGAGCAGCGAGGAGATATGCTGGACCAACTCGGAAAGTTTCGCAGCCTGGTGCCGCTTTGGGAAACGGGAGTTCAAAGCCGGGGGAGAGGCGCACTCAGCGGAGCAGCAGTATTTCCTCAAAGTGCATCTGTCCGGCAGCGGGGTGCACACTCTGGTCTTTCGCAGCCTAGAGGACATGATTCGGGAGAGGAGGCGAGTGGACGCCAGTGGAATTCTCAAAGAGCTGTCTTTGGTTAACGGGGGCAAGGAGTGA